Part of the Vibrio sp. SS-MA-C1-2 genome, TATTAAATACGCTTGATCTAGATGGTATGGTACTAGGTAACCATGAGTTAGATCTCGGTAATTTACCCGTTGCGAATTTTCTTGATCAGGTTAATTTTCCCTTTTTTTCTGGAAATTGGAATCTAAGTCAAGAAGACGAGAGTAAAGCTAATACATTAAAAAATCGAAAGAACGGTTACTTTTACAACAACAAAACTCAATTAGCGGAAGTCAAATACTTTCATTTTAATCCTAAACCGTCAGATAACTCACACACGATTGCATTGTTTGGTTTATCTATTGATCAAATGGCAAAAATTGCCTCTCCAGATCCTGATACTTGGTTTGAAAGTGCGGTAGAGGTTGCTAAGAACACCGTGAAAGCACTTCATGGGAAAGGGATTAATAATATTGTCCTTTTGAGTCATCAAGGTTTGGAGCTAGATAAAAAACTTGCTCAAGAAGTTGACGGTATTAGTCTGATTGTCGGTGGACATAGCCATACCATGCAGGGAGACTTTAGACCTTTTGGTTATGGTAATCATGGCGAGTATGGCATTGCAATTAATCAAACTCTGATTTTACAAGCGGGTTGTAATACCATTGCATTGGGGTCTGCGATTATCGCCTTTTCTGAAAGTGGTAAAGCAAGTTTAGAAGAAGGAGAAAATCAACTTCTTTTAGGGCAGAAGATATTTATTAATGCTGAAAAAACAATCCAAGTATCAGCTGCTGAATCTGCTTATTACCATCACTACCTGCAACAGCAATCGAATATTCTTTTTTGCCATAAAGATCCTCAAGTTGAAGCTCTGCTTGATCATCAGTATAGAAAAGAGATTAAAGAGTTACAGCAACAACATATTACCCATATTGTTGAGCCCCTTCGCCATGTCCGTATTCCAGATCACAAAGGAGGGAGTCAAGTGGGTCCTCATGTGGCTGCGGGTATGCTTCGACAAGCTAGGGAGTTGGGGGTGAAGGCTGATTTTGCGATACATAATGCCGGTGGTGTAAGAAGTTCATTACCTGTCGGACGACTTTCTGCTGCTGATATTGCGGGTAAATTACTTCCTTTTGCGGTCAATGTGGTCAGTTTTGAAATAACCGGTAAATATATTATTGCTGCCTTAGAGGGAGCTATTAATAATGCCACCAATAATGGGGTGAGTGGAACAGGAACGGGAAGCTTTCCGTATACGGCTGAACTTCGTTTTTGTTATCAGGGGAATAAAGCGCATGGTCGACGAATGACAAACTGCCAATCATTAATCAATGGAAGATGGGTTGATATTATCGATGATAAAAATTATACGGTTGTAACAACTGCATTTACTGCAATGGGGAAGGAGGGGTATTTTGCCTTACTCTCTCGAGATAACGAAATAATGCCACTAACCGCAACTTTAGCGGATAGTTTTATCAATTATTGTAAATCGAATCCTACCTTAGGAAAAATAGCGCAAGATTTGAATACGTTTATTCCGTGTGATTGTGAATAATGTGATCTTGATTAGTCTATTTGATAAGCGTTCTCGAATGATTAGTTATTCAAAATAGGTCTTAATTATGGGTGGAGATTCGCTTTTTTTGCTTAAATATAAAATATTTAGTATACCCCTGTTTAGGTATTAGAAAAACTAATGTTACAGTGAAATTATTGTCATTTTTTAACCACCGATTTATGACGTAAAATTAGTACCAGTTAATGATTAACCCACTTTAATTTAGAAGGTACATTTTATGGCACATTCAGCAACGTTAAACGATACAATGACAACAACTTCTGCACCAGCACTTAAAAACACTGGCTTCTTCAAGCGTATCATCAACATGTTTACAACGAAAAAAACTGCACCGTTAAACTATCAATTACGTGAATTATCTCCGCATATTCAACGTGACTTAGGTTTATACCGTTAATAAAAAAATTTAATGGTTAAACTGCTCATGACTATTGAGTCTTAATGGATGATTAAAGTGTAAATGGGTTACAAGCTAATAATTGATTTTTTGATATTAACTTCTTTAACGTGAGTAATCGTTAATTATTAGTAAATAGTGAAATTGTTAACTAAAATGCCAGAATTCTTCTGCTTGATTTAATTAAATCTTGATAGAAAGAAGTCTGGCTTTTTTGTTTCTGACGCC contains:
- a CDS encoding bifunctional UDP-sugar hydrolase/5'-nucleotidase; this encodes MANEHLKLQINHINDTHSHFDPFPLPITLPSYDGRGTEQQHSVEIFVSCGGFARVKTALELKKQQAVKKGIPSLNLHGGDCFQGSLYFSFFHGEANAPLLNTLDLDGMVLGNHELDLGNLPVANFLDQVNFPFFSGNWNLSQEDESKANTLKNRKNGYFYNNKTQLAEVKYFHFNPKPSDNSHTIALFGLSIDQMAKIASPDPDTWFESAVEVAKNTVKALHGKGINNIVLLSHQGLELDKKLAQEVDGISLIVGGHSHTMQGDFRPFGYGNHGEYGIAINQTLILQAGCNTIALGSAIIAFSESGKASLEEGENQLLLGQKIFINAEKTIQVSAAESAYYHHYLQQQSNILFCHKDPQVEALLDHQYRKEIKELQQQHITHIVEPLRHVRIPDHKGGSQVGPHVAAGMLRQARELGVKADFAIHNAGGVRSSLPVGRLSAADIAGKLLPFAVNVVSFEITGKYIIAALEGAINNATNNGVSGTGTGSFPYTAELRFCYQGNKAHGRRMTNCQSLINGRWVDIIDDKNYTVVTTAFTAMGKEGYFALLSRDNEIMPLTATLADSFINYCKSNPTLGKIAQDLNTFIPCDCE